Below is a window of Planctomycetes bacterium MalM25 DNA.
AGTCGCCGCCTCGGCGAGAAGAATCGAAGGCCCGTCCTCCCCCGCCGGGATGGCGATCACGTCGGGCCGGTAAGCGGCGAGGAGTTTCTGCACCTCGGCGACGAGCAGTTCGTGGCTCCGCCCGTCCGTTAAGCGATCGAGCCGTTCACGGAGAAGACCCGCCGGCAGCGTGGCGTCCGTCGCGGTGAGGGGCAGCGACCAGCCGACCCGTGTCGCGTCGGCGCCGACGAGGGTCGAGGCGTCCGCCAAGCGACAGGAAAGGGGCCCGGCCGTCTCCGCCGATTCGGGCGTGAGCGGGGCGTGCACGACCGTTCGGTGGCCTTCGGCGGCCGAGACGCTGGCCAACAGCTCGGTCGGCAGCTGATCGATCGTGGCGACGAGGACCGCAAGCGCGGCGCGACGGCCTCCGCCCCGTTGAGTGCGCCAGGTCCGTCCGCCGTTGCGGGTGGTGAGCACAATGCCCATCTCGCCGACCGCCCAGCCGACACGGTCGTCGATGAATGTCATGGCGGTGATCGGCGTGGTGACGCCCGTGTTGGCGGTCGACCAGGTGGCGCCGCCGTCTTCGGACGCGAGGACCAAGGCGCCCGGCGAACCGGCGATCCAGACACGATCTCCCCGCACCGCGGCGGCTCGCCAGTCATACGAATCGTTCAAAGCCTCCGGGGGATCGGCCGGGGGGTCGGACCAAGCCTGGCCGCCATCTTCGGTGACGCGAACCAAGCCGCCGTCGCCGACGAGCCAACCGCGGGCCGCGTCGCGCATCGCCACGGCGTAGCCGCCGCGCAGGTCGCCCGCGTTGAGCGACGGTTTCACCTTGCGTCCGGCGACGCGTGCGGACTCGCCGCGCAGGCCGGCGACGGCGCCCGCCAGTTCGCCGAGCCGGTCTTGGGTGAAGTCGCCCGCGAGCCATTGGCGGGGTTCGCCGCCCGGCAGCGGGCGCCAATGGCGTCCGCCGTCGTCGGTGGTGAAGATCCCCGAGGGGTGCTGCGCCGTGCCGTCGCCGGCGGCGACGCCGCGGGCCGCGTCGAAGAAGTGGACGCAGCGGAGCCGAGGCAGCTGTCCCGAGGAGAGCGTCTCCCAGGTCCGCCCCCCGTCGGTCGTGCCGAGCACGACGCCGCGCGACTCGTGTGTGTAAGGCCGCACCGCTCCGCCGACCGCCCAACCCCGGTTGGCGTTGAGGAAGCAGACACCGTCGAGGCGGTCGTGTGTCGGCGATTCGAGGCGTCGCCAGCGGTCGCCGCCGTCGGTGGTGCGGAGGATCGCCCCGTGGTCGCCGACCGCCCAGCCGTGGTCGGCGTCGGCGAACGTCACGTCGCGCAGCGACGCCTCGTCGGCGAGCACGTCGGTGAGCGTGCGGTGCGAATCGCCCGGCGCCGCGAGCAGCGTCGGGGCCGCGCTGAGCAGGCCGATGAGAGTTGCTGTGAGCCGCATCCTTGCGACCTCCGGGTGTGCGGGGCGTCCGTACCGAACGGGGAGTCTAACCCTTTGCCGGTCGGCCCCCCACAGGAGTCGCCAGGTCGGCGTTCGGCTGTAACGATCGCCCGGCCTGTGCTGGCGCCGCTGGCGTGTCGGGCGCTGGGGGTGAGCTACGGTTGGGTGGTACCGCCCACTCCGCTCCAACCTCCTCAGCATGACCCCCGCCGAGACCCCGCCGCTCACCGCGTTGGCCGATGGCGCCGACCGGCTGTACACGCTTCCCGCCGTCGCTCTGGAGGTGCTCCGCCTGACCGAGCAGCCGGGCATCGACGCGCGGGCGCTCTGCCGCTGCCTCGAGTCCGACCCCGCCCTCGCCGCCAAGCTGCTGCGGGTGGTCAACAGCTCTCTCTACGGGCTCCCCTGCCAGATCGCGAGCCTCTCGCAGGCGATCGCGCTGTTGGGAGTGCAGCCGCTGCGGTTGCTGGTCCTTGGATTCTCTTTGCCAGACAAGCTGCTCGCGGGCGTGCCGGGCGAGGCGCTCCGGCGATACTGGACCGAGGCCCTCACCACCGCGACCGCCGCGCGACAGATCGCTTCTGGAGGATGGGGTCGGCTCGGCGACGAGGCCTTCCTCGCCGGTCTGATGCAGGGGTTGGGTCGCTTGGTCCTGATCGACCAACTCGGCGAGGAGTACGCCCAGCTGATCGAGAAACAGGGCGCCGCGGCGCCCTTCGTACCGCGCCCCGATTTGTTGGAGGTTGAGCGCCGCGCGCTCGGGTTCGATCACCGCGAGCTCTCGGTCGAGTTGCTCCGCCGTTGGGGTCTGCCCGACCGCCTCGCCACGGCGATCGAGCACCAGCGGGACGAGTCCCACGATCACCTTGAGGGCGACGAGGCGTGCCTGGCGCAGTCGCTGCGGCTGGCGAATCAGCTCAATCGCCTGGTGTCCGGACGTGACTTGCTGGTCCTTCAGATGCTCAAGAGCGAGGGCTCACTCTGCGGCGACCTAACCAAGGAGCAGCTCAATCAGATCGTCGACTCCTTGCAGGGGCGTGTCGCTCAGCTCGCCCAGGCGATGTCGATCGACATCGAGCAGGGGTTCGATCAACACGAGTTGCTGACCGAAGCGCACCATCGGCTCTCGCAGATGACCGAAGAGCAAGCGGGCCTCGTCTTGGCCGCGCCGCGCTCCGCCGACGATATGGACGAGGATGAACGCCTCGGGCGCGAGCTCTTGCTCGAAACCAGCCGGCTTTCGGCCGCCATGCGGGTCTTCTTGGCGGGAGGGACCGGGCCACGCACCGACGACGGATCCGGCGGGGAAGAGGCCGACGCCACGGCGTCTTCCCGGCGGCCTCACGCCCCGCCTCAGACCTCGAACCGTGACCTGCTCGTCCGGCGAGTTCAAGAGCAGGCCGATCGCTGTCGGGAAGAGCGGCTTCCGATGGCGGTCGCCCTCTTCGAGGTCTCCGACGAACGGACCGGGCCGGAAGAGGCTTTCGCCCTGCGCGAGTGGTTGAAGGGATCGGCCGTTGCGGGCGACTTCGCCGAGACGCTCTGGTCGCCGCTGTCGAGCGATCGCTGCGCGGTCCTGCTGCCTGGCATCGACCGGCACGACGCCAACCGTCTGTGGTCCGAGGTGGCCGACGCGTTGGCCCAGGAGACGCGGAAGCAGCTCAATGTGGGCGTCGCGGGCGTGGCGCAACTGCCACGCGGATTCGATGCCGAGCGCCTCGTCGAGCCGGCCGAGCGTTGCCTGGCGGCCGCCCTGGAGATCGCCGGCTCCGCGATCAAGAGCCTCGAGGTCTTCTGAGCGCTTACCGCCGCCAGCCGCGGTAGAACCGGCTCGTGTCGCCGAACCGGGCCCCGCCCGAGATGTTCGTGGCGGGCGTCGTGTAGGTCGCTTGCTGGACTTGGCGTTGCAGCTGCTGGAGCTGCTGACGCTGTTGTTGATTCGCCTCGTACTGCTGCTGCTGCGGCCGCACAAAGGTGTAGTAGTTAGGCAGGCTGCTGTCGGAGGTCTCGTCGCGGAACAGGTTGAGGTAAGGGCTGATCGTCGGCCCGCTGTTGGCGCCGAGAAACGGCTTGGCGGCTTGCCCGCCTCGTGCGGCGCCGACCCCATTCCGCGCGGCGACGCGGTACGACGGACCCGTCGGCTGCGAGTTGTTCAGCACGCCGATCTGCCCGAGCGCCCCCATCGCCGTCTGGCGCGGCGCGTACGTGGCGGACCCTTGTTGGGCCGAAGCGGCGGTTGCTCCGGCGAGCAGGCAAGCGGCGACGAGCAACGGGGTGCGCATGGCGGACGCCTTCGCGTGAGGGGGTGTGCGTGCGGCGGCGGAGAGGAGGTCCGCCCAATCGTCATAATCGGCGATGCCGGCCCTGCGGCTTAACCCAACCGCTAAGCTTTGCCGTCCGCTAGCAAAGCCCGCAACGTTTCCGCCGCCGCGACAGCGTCGTCGCCTGCGATCGCTCCGAGCGCCAATCGCAAGGCAGCGATCTGCGAAGGGGCGAACGGCACGGCTTCGCCCCCCGCCGGGTCCCCCACAGCGAAGGCGTCGGCGATCGCCGCGAGCAGCTCCTGAACGCCTTCGCCGGTCGGCGAGGCGACGCGGAGTACACCGGCGGGCGTGTTATTTTCGGGCGCCAGGTCGGCCTTGCTCGCCACGTCGATCAGCGTGGCCGCATCCGGGATCGCCTCTGCCAGCCGTTCGCGGCTGGCGTGGGCCTCCGAGGATTCGTACCCATCCGCTTCGCTGACACGCACCACCACGTCGGCCCGCGAGAGCGTACCCAGCGCGAGCCGGACCCCGGCCGCTTCGAGTGGGTCGCTCGCGTCGCGCACGCCTGCCGTGTCGGCGAGGGTGACGGGCCAGCCGTCGATCACCGTGGCGGCGGTCACGACGTCGCGCGTCGTCCCCGGCTGATCGAACACGATCGCCCGTGCGTAGCCAACCAACGCGTTGATCAAGCGGCTTTTACCGACGTTCGGCGGGCCGGCGAGCACGACCCGCCAGGGGGTGGTCAGGTGTTGGCCGAGGCGTTCGCGTTCGAGCAAGGTTTCGAGTTGTGCCGCTGCCATCTCGTGGTCGTTCGCTCCCAAGAAAGTAACGACGGTTTCGATCGTCCGAGCGAGCGCCCCGTTCAGTTGGTCGAGCAGCACGCTGGCGGTCCGTTCGGTTGGCGCCTCGGAGAGCGCGGACCGCGCCGCTTGTTCGATAGTGGCGAGCGTGCCCGATTCGTTCTGCTCAGCGCCGTCGGCGACCAACGCCAGAACGACCGCCCGCGAAGCGGCGACACCGCCGTGGCAGTGGACCTCGACCCGGTCGTCGGCGGTTCGCACGGCGACGAGCTCTTCGCCCGCCGGCTCGTCGCCCGGTTCACCGCCGCGGTTCGCTCGCCAGCGACCGAAGACGATCTGGTTGATCGCGCGTTGCGAGAGAGACGATCCGAACGCGGGGTCGAACCAGCGATCGACGCGTTGCGCCGCGTCGTCCCCCCTGACTTCGACGACGGCGATCGCGCCCCGCCCCGCGGGCGTGAGCAGGCGGACGCGCGTCATGACGCCGCGCCCGACTCGGCGGCGATCGCGACTCCCGACAGCGTCAGGTGCGGGAGGCAGCGGACCGTGAGGTCGGGCCCGCCGATCAATCGCGCAAAAGCGGGGGCCGCTCCGCCGGTGAGGAAGACCTGCGGGGGGGTGACCAACCGGTCGCGTTGGCGAGCGATCAGCTCCCGCACGGCGCCGACGCAGCCCCAGTAGATGCCCGCTCGGATGGCGGGTTCGGTCGAGCGCCCGACCGCGTCGGGCGAGGCGTCGAGCTCGCCGAATCGGATGTCGGGCAACGCGTCGGTCTTCTCGGCGAGGGCCCGGGCGGCCAGACCGGGGCCGGGGAGGATGGCGCCCCCTTCGAGGGCGCCGTTGGTCGCCACCAGATCGACCGTGATCGCCGTGCCGACGTCGACGACGATCGCCGGCTTGTCGGCGTGGCGCAAGCGGTTGGCGGCCACGGCGGCCAGCACCCGGTCGACGCCGATCTTCGCCGGCTCGTCGACGCGCAGCTCGATCGGAGCGGACTCGCTCGTCACACGCTCGATCGCTTGGCCGTCGAACGCCGCAACGAGGGGTTTCTCGGCCGACTGAGAAACACTCGCCAGCACGACACGCCCGAACTCAAGCCCCGCGAGCCACTCCGCCAAGGCGCCCTCGCCCAGCTCGTCCGGCGCGGCGGCGAAGGTCTCGGCCGGCTCCGGCAGGCTCGGGCCGGCGATCGGCAGCGTGCCGGCGGCCGCCTTCGTCGCGCAGTCGGCATCGACCACGGGGAACCAACCGAGTTTCACCCGGCTGTTGCCCACGTCGATCGCGACGAGGTTTCGGCTTGTTGGCGAGCTGCTCACGCAACGAGCCTAACACCGAGCCGCGCCCGAGAGGAAGCGACCCAGGGTCGCGACTTAGGGTGGGGAGTAGAGGCCGTTCTCTTCCAGGTACCGGGCCACCGCCGCGGGAACGAGGTCGGCGATCGGCTCGCCGGCATGGATCCGTTTGCGGATCGCGCTGCTGCTGATGTCAGTTGGCGGCATCTCGACCCGGGTGTGCTCGATCTCGGTGTCGAGCGTCTCGCCGGGCCGTTGCACGACGAGCGGGGTTGCGAGCCGCCGGACCTCATCCGGTTCGCGCCAGTTCGACAGGTCGCGGAGCGTGTCGGCGCCCATCAGGAAGAAGAGCTCGGCGTCGGGGCGGTCGGCGTGGATCTGTCGGAGTGTGTCGACGGTGTAGCTCACCCCGCCCCGGTCGATCTCCAGGGTCGAGACGACGAACCCCTCACGCCCGGTCGTCGCCAGTCGCAGCATCGCCACGCGGTCGGCGTCGCTGGCGATCGGGCCGCGTTGTTTGAAGGGCTGGACCGCGGCGGGGAGGAACCAGACCTCGTCGAGCCCCGCCTGATCAGCGCAGCACGCCGCCAACCGGAGGTGGCCGTTGTGGACCGGGTCGAAACTGCCGCCGAACAGGCCGAGACGCATGAGAGGCTAGAGGCAAGAGGTGCGAGGCGTGACAATGCGTTCAGGCCCACCCTAGCATCCAGCCTCTCGCCCCCGGCATCTACCCTCCTTGTCCCAGCAATCGCTCTTCGACGCCGAACCGCCCGACTGGGAGCTGGACGCGAAGTCCACGCTGCTGGCGGCGACGGTCGTACTGCCGACGGGCCCGCCGGGCGAGTTCGACTACGCCGTGCCCGACGCGATGGCGGACGAGCGTCGCCCTGAGCAGCTGGTTGAGCCGGGGCGTCGGGTCAAGGCTCCTTTAGGCCGAGGCAACCGGCCCGTGGTCGGGTACTGCGTCGCGCTCGAGCAGAAAACGGTTTTGCCGACGCGGCCCCTCAAAGAGCTGCGCGGCGTGATCGACCCGGTGAGCCTCGTCTCGCCCGGCATGTTACGACTCACGCGCTGGATGGCCGACCACTACCTCACGCCTTGGGGGCAGGTGCTCGAAGCGGTTGTCCCTTCGGGCGTGCGCGGCCGGGCGGGGACGCGTGATGTGACGCTGCTCTCCGTGCCAACCCAAGTCGCCGCGCGGCTGACGACACTTGAGCTGCCGCCCAAGCAGACCGAGGCGCTCCAGGCGCTCGCCGCGAGTGCCAAGCCGCTGACGCTCAAGCAGCTGGCGATGCGGGTCGGTTGCACCTCGGCGCCGATCAACGCGCTGCGGAAGCGCGGGCTGATCGAATCGCGAGTGGAACGTTTGGCGACCGACGCGCTGTCGGCGGAGGACCTCGCCGTTGAACGCCAGCCCCCGAAGAAGCTCAACCCGGACCAGCAGCGCACGCTCGCCACGATCACCGACGCGATCGACGCCGCCGAGGCGGAGACGATCCTCGTTCACGGTGTCACCGGCAGCGGCAAGACGGAGGTTTACCTGCAGGCGATCGAGCAGGTCGTCTCCTTCGGCCGTCAGGCGATCGTGCTGGTGCCCGAGATCAGCCTCACGCCGCAGACCGTGGGGCGCTTCCGCGAGCGGTTCGATCACATCGCCGTGCTGCACAGCCACCAGTCGGACGTCGAACGCCACCGGCAGTGGCGGCGGATCGCGGCGGGGGAGATCCAGGTGGTGGTCGGCGCGCGGAGCGCGATCTTCGCCCCCACGCCGCACCTGGGGCTGGTCGTAATCGACGAGGAGCACGAATCGTCGTTCAAACAGGACACAGCGCCCCGCTACCACGCCCGGGACGTGGCGATCGAGCGGACCCGCGCCGAGGGTGTGCCCCTCGTGCTGGCCAGCGCGACCCCCTCGCTCGAGGCGTGGCGGCGCACGCGGTCCGATGCGCCCGAGCCCGAGCGCTACACGCTCGCCAGCATGCCCCGCCGCGTGGGCAACCTGCCGATGCCGGCGGTGCGGACAGTCGATCTGCGGGTCGATGGCGCGTCGCGTGGCGCGCTGAGCCGCCCGCTTTGTATGGCGATCGACCAATCCTTGCGCGACGAGGGGCAAGTCATCCTGCTGCTCAACCGGCGTGGCTACTCGACCCACGTGCAGTGCCCGGCCTGCGGTTTCATCTTGAAGTGCGACCACTGCGACGTCGCTATGACGTTCCACCGCGCCGACAACGCCGTGCTCTGCCATTGGTGTGACCACCGCACCTCGCCCCCAACGACCTGCCCCGACTGCAAGAGCCCGCGGATCCGCTACGGCGGGCTCGGCACGCAGAAGCTCGAGGCGGAGGTCCGCGCGCGCTTCCGCGGCGTGCCAATGGCCCGGATGGACGCCGACACGATGCGCCGCCCGGGCAGCCACGAGGCGACACTCGACGCCTTCCGGCGGGGCGACACGCGGATCCTGCTCGGCACGCAGATGATCGCCAAGGGGCTCGACTTCCCGAACGTCACGCTCGTGGGCGTTGTATCGGCCGACTCCGCACTGAACCTGCCCGACTTCCGCGCGGCGGAGCGGACGTTTCAGCTCGTCACCCAGGTCGCCGGTCGCACGGGTCGCGGCGAGCGCGGCGGGCGCGTCGTCGTGCAGACGTTCGATCCAGACCACCCGGCGATCCAGGCCGCCGTCAAGCACGACTACCTCCGCTTCGCGAAGGAAGAGTTGCCAGGCCGCGAGGCGCTCGGCTATCCGCCCTTCGGCGTGATGGCACGGGTGCTGGCGCGGGGCGCCTCGGAGCAGCTGGTCTCCGCCTACCTGGAGCAGGTGACCGAATCGATTCGCGCCGCGGCGGAAGGCCTGCCGGGCAAGTTCCGCTTCGTCGGCCCCGCCGCGGCGCCGATCACCCGGCTGCGGGGCGAGTTCCGTTACCATCTTCAGCTGCTAGCGAGCGATGGTGAATCGGTCCGCGAGGCCTTGAGGCAAGGCTGGCGCCCGATCAGCCCTCCGGAGGGTGTGCGTTCGATCGTCGATATCGATCCGACCGACATGCTTTGAATTGGGTGTTGGGAAGTAAAACGCGAGAAAGCAGGCATTCCACCTCCCAGTTCGCGCAGCCCACGGCATTGGTAGCTAACCCGCGTAGCCCCTACACTGGACCCCATGTCTTCCCGTGGTCTGAAACGCGTTTTCGTCGGCGAGACGAGCCTTGAGCGGAAGTGCCGCTGGTGGTTCGGCATCGCGTTAGGCGTGTTGTTGGTGCTGACCTTCTATTGGTCGGGGCAGCAACTCCGCGGGATCGTGCGGCAGAACGACCGCGAGCTCGGACCCGGGTTGGTTGGGGCGGCATGGGACGAGCTGCACTTCGAGTACTTCCTGCAACCGACCGCGGACGAGCAAGTCGGTCTGAGCCCCGAGGAGCTCGATACGTGGAAGGGCATCATCGAATCGCTCGTCGAGAGCGGCCGGAAATTCGGCGAGGAGTTTGAGTCTTACGCGATTCAGCCGCAGGGGGTCGCTAACCCGGAAGGACTGGGCCACCCGACCAACGAGTTTGAGCAGAGTTTGCTGACCCACTACCGCCAGACCTCGCCCGAAGAGGCTCAGCCCTCTTGGTCGTACCTTAACAACAAGAAGACCTATCGCTACTACGAGGCGATGTACGCGGAGAAGTCTTGCGTGACCTGTCACAAGGTCTTGGGCAAGCCGCCCCGTCCCGGGCTCAAAGAAGGGGACCTGATGGCGGTCATGCGCGTCGAGATCGATCGAGAGGAGAAGCAGAAGGACTTCACGATGTACGAGGCCGGCATGTGGACGGCCGCGGTGACGATCGGCTTCCTGTCGATGTTCCTGCTGTGGGCCATCGTGCGGTTGTTGATTGTGAAACCAGTAAAGCACCTCGGCCAGGTGGCCAACGCGGTCCGTGAGGGCGACACGACCCAGCGGGCCGACATCCAGACGGGCGACGAGTTCGAGGAGCTGGCCGCCTCGTTCAACCGGATGCTCCGTCAGCTGCTGAGCCAGCAGAACGCGTTGGAGAGCGTCAACTC
It encodes the following:
- the coaX gene encoding Type III pantothenate kinase; translated protein: MGNSRVKLGWFPVVDADCATKAAAGTLPIAGPSLPEPAETFAAAPDELGEGALAEWLAGLEFGRVVLASVSQSAEKPLVAAFDGQAIERVTSESAPIELRVDEPAKIGVDRVLAAVAANRLRHADKPAIVVDVGTAITVDLVATNGALEGGAILPGPGLAARALAEKTDALPDIRFGELDASPDAVGRSTEPAIRAGIYWGCVGAVRELIARQRDRLVTPPQVFLTGGAAPAFARLIGGPDLTVRCLPHLTLSGVAIAAESGAAS
- the mnmE_1 gene encoding tRNA modification GTPase MnmE, with product MTRVRLLTPAGRGAIAVVEVRGDDAAQRVDRWFDPAFGSSLSQRAINQIVFGRWRANRGGEPGDEPAGEELVAVRTADDRVEVHCHGGVAASRAVVLALVADGAEQNESGTLATIEQAARSALSEAPTERTASVLLDQLNGALARTIETVVTFLGANDHEMAAAQLETLLERERLGQHLTTPWRVVLAGPPNVGKSRLINALVGYARAIVFDQPGTTRDVVTAATVIDGWPVTLADTAGVRDASDPLEAAGVRLALGTLSRADVVVRVSEADGYESSEAHASRERLAEAIPDAATLIDVASKADLAPENNTPAGVLRVASPTGEGVQELLAAIADAFAVGDPAGGEAVPFAPSQIAALRLALGAIAGDDAVAAAETLRALLADGKA
- a CDS encoding HDOD domain protein; translation: MTPAETPPLTALADGADRLYTLPAVALEVLRLTEQPGIDARALCRCLESDPALAAKLLRVVNSSLYGLPCQIASLSQAIALLGVQPLRLLVLGFSLPDKLLAGVPGEALRRYWTEALTTATAARQIASGGWGRLGDEAFLAGLMQGLGRLVLIDQLGEEYAQLIEKQGAAAPFVPRPDLLEVERRALGFDHRELSVELLRRWGLPDRLATAIEHQRDESHDHLEGDEACLAQSLRLANQLNRLVSGRDLLVLQMLKSEGSLCGDLTKEQLNQIVDSLQGRVAQLAQAMSIDIEQGFDQHELLTEAHHRLSQMTEEQAGLVLAAPRSADDMDEDERLGRELLLETSRLSAAMRVFLAGGTGPRTDDGSGGEEADATASSRRPHAPPQTSNRDLLVRRVQEQADRCREERLPMAVALFEVSDERTGPEEAFALREWLKGSAVAGDFAETLWSPLSSDRCAVLLPGIDRHDANRLWSEVADALAQETRKQLNVGVAGVAQLPRGFDAERLVEPAERCLAAALEIAGSAIKSLEVF
- the nadD gene encoding Nicotinate-nucleotide adenylyltransferase, translating into MRLGLFGGSFDPVHNGHLRLAACCADQAGLDEVWFLPAAVQPFKQRGPIASDADRVAMLRLATTGREGFVVSTLEIDRGGVSYTVDTLRQIHADRPDAELFFLMGADTLRDLSNWREPDEVRRLATPLVVQRPGETLDTEIEHTRVEMPPTDISSSAIRKRIHAGEPIADLVPAAVARYLEENGLYSPP
- the priA gene encoding Primosomal protein N'; amino-acid sequence: MSQQSLFDAEPPDWELDAKSTLLAATVVLPTGPPGEFDYAVPDAMADERRPEQLVEPGRRVKAPLGRGNRPVVGYCVALEQKTVLPTRPLKELRGVIDPVSLVSPGMLRLTRWMADHYLTPWGQVLEAVVPSGVRGRAGTRDVTLLSVPTQVAARLTTLELPPKQTEALQALAASAKPLTLKQLAMRVGCTSAPINALRKRGLIESRVERLATDALSAEDLAVERQPPKKLNPDQQRTLATITDAIDAAEAETILVHGVTGSGKTEVYLQAIEQVVSFGRQAIVLVPEISLTPQTVGRFRERFDHIAVLHSHQSDVERHRQWRRIAAGEIQVVVGARSAIFAPTPHLGLVVIDEEHESSFKQDTAPRYHARDVAIERTRAEGVPLVLASATPSLEAWRRTRSDAPEPERYTLASMPRRVGNLPMPAVRTVDLRVDGASRGALSRPLCMAIDQSLRDEGQVILLLNRRGYSTHVQCPACGFILKCDHCDVAMTFHRADNAVLCHWCDHRTSPPTTCPDCKSPRIRYGGLGTQKLEAEVRARFRGVPMARMDADTMRRPGSHEATLDAFRRGDTRILLGTQMIAKGLDFPNVTLVGVVSADSALNLPDFRAAERTFQLVTQVAGRTGRGERGGRVVVQTFDPDHPAIQAAVKHDYLRFAKEELPGREALGYPPFGVMARVLARGASEQLVSAYLEQVTESIRAAAEGLPGKFRFVGPAAAPITRLRGEFRYHLQLLASDGESVREALRQGWRPISPPEGVRSIVDIDPTDML